The genome window TTTGACGAAATCTATAACTTTTTTGATGACGGTGATTCGAAGTCTACTTTTGATCGGTTTATAAAATACAGGGTTGCTTATGCATTAATAGGGAGCCTTGCAAGCAAGATTTTTCCATCTTGCATAAGCGAAGAGGAATTTAAAAATAGTTTGCGGTCATTAAGGATAGATAAACAAGGGTTTATTAATATTGATAAGTTCTCCTTTAGGGGCGATCTTGCGGCAGTAGGTGAAACTTGGTTGCTTGAGCAATATTATCATGAAATGTGCAGGCTCTCAGCAGGTGACATTGTAATAGATGGTGGTGCTTTTCTTGGCGAGACTTCTTTTTGGTTTATTTCAAGAGGGGCAAGCAAAGTTTATGCATTTGAGCCGGATGAAATGAGTTTTCAAGTTTTATCTCAGAATGTAGCAAGAAATAAATTAGAGAATAGTGTAATCACTATAAAGAAATCTCTTGCAGATGAAAATGGTTTACTTCAAATGAAGATGGATGGTTCTGGTTCAAGTTCATCTATTATTGGTGGTGGAACTGAGGTTGAGAGCGTTACGCTCGATTCTTTTGTAGAAAGAAATAAATTAAAAAGGGTCGATTTCATAAAGCTTGATGTAGAAGGTGCTGAAATTAATGTCCTTAAAGGAGCTACTGAAACAATTAAAAAATTTAAACCCAAAATGGCAGTTTCGGTTTACCACAAGTCAGAGGACATAATTGCTATACCAGAATTTTTGAATAACTTGCTACCAGGTTCAAAATTCTATCTCTCACATAAATTCTACGATTGGAATGAGACAATTCTTTTTGTAAATCCCCGAGAGTGAGAATGAGTGAGGAAAAAAATGTCGACTTTGTCTTGTGATCAGGAAAAGAAAACCTTAGATACCAGGAAAATCCATATTAGTTTTGTTTTGCCCGCATTATATGGTAGAGGAGTGGAAAAAGTCGTACTTGCCTTAAGCCGTGGTTTTTTAGAGTTTAATGCGTGTGTTGATATAGTTTTGGCAAACGCGGAAGGAGAGTTAGTTAGTAGCGTTCCTGATGGAGTTAATATTGTAAATCTTAATGTCCCTCACAGACTAAGGCTTGTGAGGAGCTTCATTCCATTAGTAAAATATTTTAAGAATAGAGAAGTTGGTAGTTTTCCCCCTATTTGATGGTTTTGAATTTGTCGTAATGCTTGCAGTTGGCATTGCTTATCTAAAGAAGCGCCGTCCTTTTATAATATATTCGTGCCACAATGTAACGAGGTATCTTGATTCTTTTCCCAGTTATAAACGCTCACTTGCTAAATTTTTTACCTGGCTTAGTCTTCGTCTATCTGATGCTATTATTGCTGTATCAAGTGGCGTTGCAAAAGATTTCAGCCAAAGATTTCACGTATCATTGAACAAAATGAAAGTAATTTACAACCCTTTTTTGTTGGAAGAAATAATTGAGAAAAGTAAACAAGAGACAGAATGTCCCTGCTTTATCTCTAATATTCCTGTTATTTTGGGAGTAGGGCGTCTTAATAAGCAAAAAGATTTTCCAACTCTTCTTAAGGCATTTGCACTTGTAAGAAAGGAAATTGATTCACGGCTTGTAATTTTGGGTGAGGGAGAAGAAAGGAAAAATTTAGAACAACTTGCAAAAGAGCTTGGTATAGATGAATCCCTGTGGATGCCTGGATTTGTAGATAACCCATATAAATATATGAGAAAAGCATCGGTATTTGTTCTCTCTTCAATATACGAAGGTCTGCCGACGGTTTTGATTGAGGCGCTTGCTTTAGGCTGTCCTGTTGTTTCGACTGATTGCCCTTCGGGTCCTTCAGAAATTCTTGAGAACGGGAGATACGGCAAGTTAGTTCCTGTAGGTGACATAGAAGCCCTTGCCTCAGCCATTTTAGAAACAATTAAAATGCCTTTACCAAAGGAATTTTTGCAAAAAAGAGCAAAAGACTTTTCCCTTAACAACGCAGTAATAAAATATCTTGATTTAATTGAAAGCCTGAAGAGAGATACATAATATGAGAAAAGACAAGAGATTTGTTTCCTGTTGTTCGAATGCTACTTTACCTCTCTTAGAAGAAAGAGATTCCAATTATTTAGTGGGATCTAACTTTATTGTTTCAGTAGTTATGCCTGCGTATAATGAAGAGAAATACATTGCGGAAGCAATTAAATCGGTGTTAAATCAAACTTATCAAAATTTTGAGTTAATTATAGTAAACGATGGCTCAAAAGATAAAACAATGGAGATTGCAAAATCCTTCACAGATGAAAGAATAAACGTGATTGACTTAAAAGAAAATAGAGGTGTTTCA of Caldisericum sp. contains these proteins:
- a CDS encoding FkbM family methyltransferase, producing the protein MIMENLHTLSLIKDAYEKVQELNFERYINELDKVSLYVKNRAFNQVLEKLGLHLMRKSSYEALKYSPMGKWSSVGTMKLVIEEPEKFDEIYNFFDDGDSKSTFDRFIKYRVAYALIGSLASKIFPSCISEEEFKNSLRSLRIDKQGFINIDKFSFRGDLAAVGETWLLEQYYHEMCRLSAGDIVIDGGAFLGETSFWFISRGASKVYAFEPDEMSFQVLSQNVARNKLENSVITIKKSLADENGLLQMKMDGSGSSSSIIGGGTEVESVTLDSFVERNKLKRVDFIKLDVEGAEINVLKGATETIKKFKPKMAVSVYHKSEDIIAIPEFLNNLLPGSKFYLSHKFYDWNETILFVNPRE
- a CDS encoding glycosyltransferase, which gives rise to MLAVGIAYLKKRRPFIIYSCHNVTRYLDSFPSYKRSLAKFFTWLSLRLSDAIIAVSSGVAKDFSQRFHVSLNKMKVIYNPFLLEEIIEKSKQETECPCFISNIPVILGVGRLNKQKDFPTLLKAFALVRKEIDSRLVILGEGEERKNLEQLAKELGIDESLWMPGFVDNPYKYMRKASVFVLSSIYEGLPTVLIEALALGCPVVSTDCPSGPSEILENGRYGKLVPVGDIEALASAILETIKMPLPKEFLQKRAKDFSLNNAVIKYLDLIESLKRDT